The Urbifossiella limnaea nucleotide sequence CATCGGGATGAGCAGCAGGTCGGCGCCGACGCGGAACTTGTGGTGGTCGGCGAAGTGGGTGCAGCGGTCGGCGGGCGAGTCGCGGCGGACCAGCACGCCGACCACCTCCAGTTCCGCCCCCGCCGGCAGGTCGGCGCGGGCGAACACGCCGAGGCCGGCGCCGGGGATGAGCGACGGCCGCACCTCGAACCGGTCGTCGGGCGGCGGGTCGATCAGCGGGTTCACACCAGCTTCCACTTGGCCCTCGGCTCGCGGCTCAGCTCGCGGTTCGCGGCGGCGTCGTTCACGAACCGCTCCGCCTTCGCGTCCCACGTCAGCTTGCGGTTCAGGCGGTAGCCGATGTTGCCGAGGTGGCAGATGCTCGCGCTGCGGTGACCGACCTCCGCCGGGCAGATCGTCTCCTTCTTCGCCCGGATGCACTCCAGCCAGTTGCCGTGGTGGCTCGTCGCCGCGTACACCTTGCGGTCGTCCGCGCCGATCGGCCGCTCCAGGACCGTGCCCGGCCGGCTGCTGATGCCGCCGCGACCGACCAGGATCGTGCCGTCGGAGCCCTCGAACACGCAGTCGGCCTTGATCTCCATCCCGTCGGCGCCGCGGGCGAACTCGTTGTGGATCATCGTCACGCCGTTGGGGTAGACGAATCGCAGGCCGCGGACCGCGCGCGGGTTCTCCGGCGGGATCACTTCGAGCGGGCCGGCGCCGTCCATGCGCATGGCCCACTGGGCGATGTCGAAGTGGTGGGCGCCCATGTCGGCGAGCTGGCCGCCGGCGTACTCCTGGTAGCGCCGCCACGCCGGGAACCCCTGGTGGACGCCGCGCGGGCACAGCACCGAGTTGTACGGCCGCTCCGGCGCCGGCCCGAGCCACGCGTCCCAGTCGGTGCCTTCCGGCTTCTGCTCTTCCGGCAGGTTGCACGGCACGGCCGGCTCGCCGACGCCGATGCGGACGGTGTGCAGCTTGCCGATGCGGCCGTTCCACACGTACTCGACGGCCTTGCGGAAGTGGCCGCCGAACTCGGTCCGCTGCTGGCTGCCGGTCTGGAAGATCACCTTCGCCTTGGCGATCTCGTCCACGAGCTGCCGGCCCTCGGCGAGGTTCTGAGTCAGCGGCTTCTCGCAGTAGATGTGCTTGCCGGCCCGTGCGGCGAGGATGGCGGGCATGGCATGCCAGTGGTCCGGCGTGGCGATGACGACGGCGTCGAGGCCCGGCGTGGCGAGCACCTCGCGGAAGTCGGCGACGGCGCGGACGCCGCGGTACTGGCCGGACTTGAGGCGGTCGGCGTAGCGGGTCTCGACCATCGTGCGGGCGCTGTCGCGGCGCTCCTTCACCACGTCGCACACGGCGACGACCTCGACCTCGCGGCGGCCGAGGAACCCGCCGAGGTGGCCGCGGCCCATCGTGCCGACGCCGATGAACCCGAGGGTGATCTTGTTCGACGGCGCGTCCTGGCCGCGGAGGGCCGCGGTGGTGACGAGCGGCGCGGCCGCGAGGAACGAGCGGCGGGAGAGGCGGGGCATGGGAACCTCGGGGAGGGTAGGGCCGGCGAGCCGCCCGCCGTCAGGCGGCGGGTGGCGCCACGAAGAACTTTCGCGTGCGTGATCGGGGGCGCCACCCGCCGCCTGACGGCGGGCGGCTCGCCGGGTGCTACTGCTTCGCCAGGTGCGTGTCGAACCAGTCCACGCACTTCTCGATGTCCTTGCCGATGTCGCCCCAGCCGTGCGCGGCGCCGGGCTTCACCACCAGCTCGGCCGTCGCCCCGGCCTGCTTGTACGCCGCCACCATCACCTCGGCCTGCTGGATTGGCACCAGCGTGTCCTTGTCGCCGTGGATGATGAGCGCCGGGGCGCTGTCCTTCGTCGCGTGGTACGCCGGCGAGATCTGCTTGCCGATCCGGCGGCGCTTCTCCTCGTCGGTGATCACGACGTACGCCTTGGTCGCGTCGTCGAACTCGACGAAGTTGAACGGCGCCCGGAAGCCCTTCAGCGTGCCGTCGCCGAGCGCCACGTTCCCGGTCTTGCCGTAGTTCAGGAAGTCGGTCGGCGGGAAGAAGCACGCCACCGCCGCCACCTTCGACGACTCCAGATCGACCTTGTCCTTGGTGAGCGGGTTGCCCGGCCGCGGCGCCACGCCCTGCATCAGCGACAGGTGCCCGCCGGCCGACGCCCCGCTGATGCCGAGGCGGTCCTTGTCGATGCCGTACTTGCCGGCGTTGGCGCGGACGAACCGCACCGCCCGGTGCATGTCGTCGAGCACCTCGGGGATGCTGAACCGCGGCTGGCTGCCGTGGACGACCTGGAACACGGTGTAGCCGCGGTCGAGGTACGGCTTGGCGAACCCGACGTTGACGCTGTCGTGGTTCGAGTACCACCCGCCGCTGACGCACCAGATGACGCCGGCGCCGTTGGCCTTGGCCTTCGGGGTGAACACGTCCATCGTCAGCGCCGTGCCGAACTTCCGGCCGTAAATCACGTCTTCGGTGCGGGTGAAGCCGGGGTCGGGCTGGGCGGCGGCGGGGGCGAGCGCGGCGAACAGCGGCACGGCCAGGAGCAGGGCTCGGAGGGGAGTCATCGCGGCACCCGGGGTGGGGGGAAAGAGTGATCGTCGCCGGTCGGCGGCCCGCGGTCAAGGGTCGGCCGCGGGAACCCCCACACCCTCAGTCCGTCAGGTTCGCCAGGAAGTCCTCGAACGTCTTGCGCGACGTGAACTCCGCGGCCATCAGCGTCTTCTCGCGGGCCGTCAGGCCGTCGATCTCGCGCTCCTGCGTCGCCAGCCGCGTCAGGTACGTCTGGTACACCTCCGCCTCCCGCGGCGTCGCCGCCAGGTTCTTGCGGATGCGGTCCTGGTCGGTCCCCACCCGCGCCAGGTCGGCCTTCACCTGCGTCAGGTCGCGCAGCTGCCCGTCCCACGCGGCCTTCAGCTTCATCGCCTCGGCCAGCTTCTGCTTCAGCGCCGGCGTCGCCTCGTTCAGGCTCAGGAAGAAGCGGATCTGCCCGTCCGGGTTGTTCGACAGCGCCACCTGCGTGGACACGTCGCGCTCCTCCGTCACCGGGAACGTCTTCTCCTCGCCGGCCTTCACCGCCACCTGGAACCGGTACACCTCCTTGGTGTCCTCGACCGGCGCAGCGGTCTCGACGAGCTTGAACTGCTGGTTGGTGCGGTTCGCGTGCTCGATGACGAGCGTGCGGTCGGTCTGGCTGCGGTTGGCGACGCGGTACTTCTTCTCCTCGCGTACCTTCGTCACCGTGGTGACGATTCCCTTCACCGCCTTCACGCTCGTGATGCGCGCCGAGCCCGGCCCGGACTGCGGATCGACTTCGGTGCCCAGGTCGATGGCGTAGCTGACGAGCCGCTCCTCGCCCGGCTGCACGTCCAGGACGCGGGTGTCGCCGGCGTACGTGCTCCCCTCGAACACCGTGATCGGTCCTTGCGACAGGTGCATGCCCGAGGTGTTCTTGAAGCGGAGCCCGAGCAGCGGGTGCTTCGGCTGCACGGCCGGGTTGTAGATGCTGACGCGGGTGCCCTCGACCTCCTTACCGACGATCGGCAGCAGGGCGCTCTTCTGGCGGGCGAGCGACACCGGGTGGTCGATGGCGTACTGGAAGAAGTCGCCGAGCTTGCCGGCCGTGGCGGCGCTGCCGACGGCCGCGGTGCCGAGCCGCGTCGCCAGCTCGCGGCCGAGTTGCCGCGACCCGTCGCCGGCGGTCGCCGCCGTGACCGACTTCCGCAACACCTCCGCCGCCTTCGACTCGCCCGGCCGACCGGGGTCGGCCTTCGCCCGTTTTGCGCTCTCGACGACCACGCCGGCGAAGGACTTCTCCGCCTCCCGCTCGATGTCGGGAGGCGCGGCTTGGTGCGGATCGAATCCGATGTCCTTGATCGTCAGGTCGGTCACCCGGTCGCGGCGGGCGAAGCCGCCGTCGTAGGTCGGCGGGCGCAGCGATGCGAACAGCTCCGGCTCGACCGTCGGCCGCGGCACGTACAGCGGGTTGTACAAGTCCATCTTGAAGCTGATCGGCCGGCCGCTGATAAGCGCCATCCGCACGCCGCTCCAGTCCTCGTCCGTCGGGTTCTCCACGACCGCCCACCCTTGCAGGTACGGTTTCCCGCCCTTGCCCTCGGCATCCAGCACGAGCCGGTAGCTCGTCTTCCAGATCGGCGCCTCGACGACGTACCCCACCTGCACGCGCCGCTTCCCGTCGCCGGCGAAGTGGAGGCTCACCGCCTTCTTCGCGGCGTCGTGGTTGAGCGCCAGCACCTCCAGGGCGCGGCGGAACTCGGACTCGATGACCGGGTTGAGGAATCGCAGCTGCTGCACCTCGGTCAGCTTGATGGCGCGCAGCCCTTCGGCGCACCAGAGGTTCAGCACCGACACCGGCACGCCATTCGGCCCGGCCTGTGGTTCGACGCCGACAATCGACCCCGTCACCTTGCCCGGCTGGTTCTGCGCCGTCGGCGTGGTCGTCACCTCGACCCGCTCGCCGCGGGCCTGCCGGAGGATGCCGGCGAAAGTGGTGTCGCCGTTCAGGTTGATCGAGAAGCTGGCCAGCGTCCGGGCGATCGGCTCGCGGCTGTCGTAGCTCACCGCGGCGACGCGGCCGCCGCCGAAGTCTTCCAGGACCATCGACTTGATCAAGTCGTTGATGTCCGCTTCCTGGAAGGTGAGGTCGACGCGGGCGTCGCCGTCCACCTCGCCGCTGCGGCTCAGGTAGCTGACGACGCTGTTGAACAGCACGACCCGGCTGATCGGCAGGGTGACGGCGGGCCGGAGGTCTTGCCTGGCGTCCGCGAGGGCGGCGGCGGCGAGCCAGCGGTCGGCGACGGCGGCGGCCCCAACGGCGCCGGCCAGCGGCAGGCCCCACAACAGCGTCCGACGGAGCATGGTTGTTCCCCGGGGGGTGGCGGCGCCGGTTGGCGCCGTGCCGCCACTGTACCCCGGTCGGGCGGCCGCGTCTGCCGGCCGTTACACGACGGTGCGTCGGCCTAATCGTCGAGCCACGAGCGGATGGCATCGCGGCGGGTCGGGCGGTCGTCGAACGCGCGGCGCGTCAGGCCGCAGTCGGCGACGCCGAGCAGGCCCAGCACCGCGTCGTGAGTCCGGCACGGCTCGACCACCCACGGGGCGTACAGGCCGACCGTTACCCCGCTCGCCGCGTCGCCGGCCGAGAACGCCCCCGACGCGCCGCGCGCCCGCAGCGGGGCCACCGGCATCCACAGCGCGTGGTAGCAGTTCTGCACCAGCGCCGCCGGGAATGCTGTGTCCGTCGGTTTGTACCGCACCCGGCCGCCGCCGAGCCGCTCGGCCTGCCCGCGCAGCCGACAGAATAGCTCGCCGTCGATGCGGTACGGCCCCCACACCGACACGCGCATCCCGAGCCGCTGCGCCCACGCCACCGTGTCCGGAATGCCGAGGTTCACGCCGGCCTCCGGAGCCAGCGTCAGCCCGCGCGGGTTCAACGACGCCGGCAGCCAGCTGATGCCGACCACCTCCGCGTCGCCGGCCGCCGGCACGCGTACGGCGGCGGCGAACGAGTGCGTCAGTTCCGGCTTGTACGGCACGGCTTCGGCAGAGAACACCGCCACGTAGTAGTCGTCGGCGTGGGCCGACACGGTCGGAACAACCGCGACAACCAGTGCGACCAGCATCCGGCGCATCACAACCTCCGCGGGTGTTCGGCAGGTATCGCAAGTGGTGTGCCCGACTCTGGAGCGATTCCCGGCCCGCCCGCTTGCGCCGAAGCCGGGGCAGGGGGGTTCTTCGGGCCGCGGCAGGTCGTATCACCACGAAGACGGCCTCTCCGCGCACACCCCGGGAAGCGGCGTGAACCTCAGCGTCTTCGACCTGTTCAAGGTCGGCATTGGCCCGTCCAGCTCGCACACCGTCGGCCCGATGGTCGCCGCGGGGCGGTTCGTCGAATCGCTCCGCGCCGCGGGGCACCTCCCCGCCGTCGGCCGCATTGTCGCCGAGCTGTACGGCTCGCTGGCGCTCACCGGCCGCGGTCACGCAACCGACAAGGCCGTCATCCTCGGCCTCGCCGGCGAGCGGCCCGAGACCACCGACCCCGACACCGCCGACGCCCTGGTCGAGACGGTCCGCGGCACCGGCAAGGTCCGCCTCGGCGGCACCCACGCCGTCCCCTTCCGCGAGCCCGCCGACCTGCGCTTCCACGAGACCGAGACGCTGCCGTTCCACCCGAACGGGATGCGGTTCACCGCCACGGAAGCAGCCGGCGCCGTGCTGTCAGCGGAAACGTACTACTCTGTCGGCGGCGGCTTCGTGCTGAAGGAGGGCGAGGCCGGCGCGACGGACGAGCGGCAGGTGCCGCACCCGTTCGCGTCCGCCGCCGAGTTGCTGGCCGTCGGCGCGCGGACGGGCCGGAGCATCGCCGACGTGGTGGCCGAGAACGAGACCGCGTGGCGCCCGGCGGCCGAGACCGACGCCGGCCTCGACCGCATCTGGAGCGTCATGTCCCGCTGCATGGAGCGCGGCATGGCGACCGGCGGCGTACTCCCCGGCGGGCTGGAGGTGAAGCGCCGCGCCCCGGAGTTGCACCGCCACCTCACCACCACCACCGGCGCCGCCGACCCGCTGGCCGTGTTCGACTGGGTGAGCCTGTTCGCGCTGGCGGTGAACGAGGAGAACGCCGCCGGCGGCCGCGTCGTGACGGCGCCGACGAACGGCGCCGCCGGCGTCATCCCGGCGGTGCTGGCGTACTACCACCGGTTCGTGCCGGGGGCGAGCGCCGAGGGCGGGCGGCGGTTCCTGCTGACGGCGGCGGCGGTGGGGATGCTGTACAAGCGGAACGCGTCGCTGTCGGCGGCGGAGGTGGGGTGTCAGGGCGAGGTGGGGGTGGCGTGCAGCATGGCCGCGGCCGGGCTGGCGGCGGTGATGGGCGGCACGAACGCGCAGGTGGAGAACGCCGCCGAGATCGGCATGGAGCACAACCTCGGGCTGACGTGCGACCCGGTGGGCGGGCTGGTGCAGGTGCCGTGCATCGAGCGGAACACGATGGGCGCGGTGAAGGCGATCAACGCGGCCCGGCTGGCGGTGCTGCACGGCGACGGCACGCACCGCATCTCGCTGGACCACGTCATCGAGACGATGCGCCGCACCGGCGCCGACATGCAGGCCGAGTACAAGGAGACGTCGCTCGGCGGCCTGGCCGTGAACCGCGTCGAGTGCTGACCAGGAGTGTCGCCCGTGCCCACCGTCGTCGTCGCGTACCTGCTGCTGGTCGCCGTCGCGAGCGCCGCCGCGTTCGCCGCCTACGGGTTCGACAAGCGCCGCGCGGGCACCGCCGGCGCCCGTCGCATCCCGGAGCGCACCCTACACCTGTTCGCGCTCGTCGGCGGCTGGCCGGGGGCGCTGCTGGCGCAGCGGCAGTTCCGCCACAAGACGCAGAAGACGCGCTTCCGCGTGGTCTTCTGGGCGACGGTTGTGCTGCATGTGTCCGCGGTCGCGGCGGCGGCCTACGCCTGGCGTGCGTGGGGCGGGTAGCCGCTCGCGGGCGCCTACGCCGGCGGCGCGCCCGCCCCGTCCGGGGGCGCGGCGCCGGCCAGGCCGTACCGCTCGAGCATCCGGTACAGGGTCCGCCGACTGACCCCCAGCGCCTTCGCCGCCCGGACCTTGTTCCCGCCCGCCCGCCGCAGCACCTCGA carries:
- a CDS encoding DUF4139 domain-containing protein, with the protein product MLRRTLLWGLPLAGAVGAAAVADRWLAAAALADARQDLRPAVTLPISRVVLFNSVVSYLSRSGEVDGDARVDLTFQEADINDLIKSMVLEDFGGGRVAAVSYDSREPIARTLASFSINLNGDTTFAGILRQARGERVEVTTTPTAQNQPGKVTGSIVGVEPQAGPNGVPVSVLNLWCAEGLRAIKLTEVQQLRFLNPVIESEFRRALEVLALNHDAAKKAVSLHFAGDGKRRVQVGYVVEAPIWKTSYRLVLDAEGKGGKPYLQGWAVVENPTDEDWSGVRMALISGRPISFKMDLYNPLYVPRPTVEPELFASLRPPTYDGGFARRDRVTDLTIKDIGFDPHQAAPPDIEREAEKSFAGVVVESAKRAKADPGRPGESKAAEVLRKSVTAATAGDGSRQLGRELATRLGTAAVGSAATAGKLGDFFQYAIDHPVSLARQKSALLPIVGKEVEGTRVSIYNPAVQPKHPLLGLRFKNTSGMHLSQGPITVFEGSTYAGDTRVLDVQPGEERLVSYAIDLGTEVDPQSGPGSARITSVKAVKGIVTTVTKVREEKKYRVANRSQTDRTLVIEHANRTNQQFKLVETAAPVEDTKEVYRFQVAVKAGEEKTFPVTEERDVSTQVALSNNPDGQIRFFLSLNEATPALKQKLAEAMKLKAAWDGQLRDLTQVKADLARVGTDQDRIRKNLAATPREAEVYQTYLTRLATQEREIDGLTAREKTLMAAEFTSRKTFEDFLANLTD
- a CDS encoding alpha/beta hydrolase, translating into MTPLRALLLAVPLFAALAPAAAQPDPGFTRTEDVIYGRKFGTALTMDVFTPKAKANGAGVIWCVSGGWYSNHDSVNVGFAKPYLDRGYTVFQVVHGSQPRFSIPEVLDDMHRAVRFVRANAGKYGIDKDRLGISGASAGGHLSLMQGVAPRPGNPLTKDKVDLESSKVAAVACFFPPTDFLNYGKTGNVALGDGTLKGFRAPFNFVEFDDATKAYVVITDEEKRRRIGKQISPAYHATKDSAPALIIHGDKDTLVPIQQAEVMVAAYKQAGATAELVVKPGAAHGWGDIGKDIEKCVDWFDTHLAKQ
- a CDS encoding L-serine ammonia-lyase, coding for MNLSVFDLFKVGIGPSSSHTVGPMVAAGRFVESLRAAGHLPAVGRIVAELYGSLALTGRGHATDKAVILGLAGERPETTDPDTADALVETVRGTGKVRLGGTHAVPFREPADLRFHETETLPFHPNGMRFTATEAAGAVLSAETYYSVGGGFVLKEGEAGATDERQVPHPFASAAELLAVGARTGRSIADVVAENETAWRPAAETDAGLDRIWSVMSRCMERGMATGGVLPGGLEVKRRAPELHRHLTTTTGAADPLAVFDWVSLFALAVNEENAAGGRVVTAPTNGAAGVIPAVLAYYHRFVPGASAEGGRRFLLTAAAVGMLYKRNASLSAAEVGCQGEVGVACSMAAAGLAAVMGGTNAQVENAAEIGMEHNLGLTCDPVGGLVQVPCIERNTMGAVKAINAARLAVLHGDGTHRISLDHVIETMRRTGADMQAEYKETSLGGLAVNRVEC
- a CDS encoding Gfo/Idh/MocA family protein, which gives rise to MPRLSRRSFLAAAPLVTTAALRGQDAPSNKITLGFIGVGTMGRGHLGGFLGRREVEVVAVCDVVKERRDSARTMVETRYADRLKSGQYRGVRAVADFREVLATPGLDAVVIATPDHWHAMPAILAARAGKHIYCEKPLTQNLAEGRQLVDEIAKAKVIFQTGSQQRTEFGGHFRKAVEYVWNGRIGKLHTVRIGVGEPAVPCNLPEEQKPEGTDWDAWLGPAPERPYNSVLCPRGVHQGFPAWRRYQEYAGGQLADMGAHHFDIAQWAMRMDGAGPLEVIPPENPRAVRGLRFVYPNGVTMIHNEFARGADGMEIKADCVFEGSDGTILVGRGGISSRPGTVLERPIGADDRKVYAATSHHGNWLECIRAKKETICPAEVGHRSASICHLGNIGYRLNRKLTWDAKAERFVNDAAANRELSREPRAKWKLV
- a CDS encoding SET domain-containing protein-lysine N-methyltransferase; the protein is MNPLIDPPPDDRFEVRPSLIPGAGLGVFARADLPAGAELEVVGVLVRRDSPADRCTHFADHHKFRVGADLLLIPMGLGGLVNHAADANLERVEHPGRVVLRTRRPVAAGEELVFSYSESARRRLGLA
- a CDS encoding DUF1294 domain-containing protein is translated as MPTVVVAYLLLVAVASAAAFAAYGFDKRRAGTAGARRIPERTLHLFALVGGWPGALLAQRQFRHKTQKTRFRVVFWATVVLHVSAVAAAAYAWRAWGG